The Oscillatoria sp. FACHB-1407 genome includes a region encoding these proteins:
- a CDS encoding gas vesicle protein K, giving the protein MPSDSPIQISPGDSLQPHQGPNAGLAPLLLTVVELVRQLMEAQVIRRMESGELSDADLERAADSLRKLEEQVVTLCEVFEIDPADLNIDLGEIGTLLPKGSGYYPGETSTNPSILELLDRLLNTGVVVEGDVDLGLAQLNLIHAKLRLVLTSKPISSVPPRDPQI; this is encoded by the coding sequence ATGCCGTCTGATTCACCCATTCAAATTTCCCCTGGCGATTCGTTACAACCCCATCAGGGACCAAACGCCGGACTAGCTCCATTGCTGTTAACAGTAGTGGAGCTTGTGCGTCAATTGATGGAGGCACAGGTGATTCGTCGTATGGAGTCAGGGGAGTTGAGTGATGCTGATCTGGAGCGGGCAGCCGATAGCTTGCGTAAGTTAGAGGAGCAAGTTGTTACGTTGTGTGAGGTATTTGAGATTGATCCGGCTGATTTAAATATTGATTTGGGTGAAATTGGTACTTTACTACCCAAGGGCAGTGGCTACTATCCTGGAGAAACCTCGACAAATCCCTCGATTTTGGAGTTACTGGATCGCCTCTTGAACACCGGGGTGGTTGTGGAGGGTGACGTGGATTTGGGGTTGGCACAGTTGAATTTAATTCATGCAAAACTGCGATTGGTTCTCACGTCTAAGCCAATTTCTTCGGTTCCCCCTCGTGATCCACAAATTTGA